Proteins co-encoded in one Nitrospinota bacterium genomic window:
- a CDS encoding undecaprenyl/decaprenyl-phosphate alpha-N-acetylglucosaminyl 1-phosphate transferase, translating to MNELLTAGRLQMMFWISYAMLFAIGILGAAFLAGRLPAFLERNGFFDQKSLPQRRLTAGGIAIIIPFLAVLGAAALFNPLAFNAGRGQLGFLFAALAIIAALGLYDDRKGASPVLKIAVQAAAALVFMAGGQSLDFITSPIHSAVAVGAWGAVPLVIWILAVTNAMNLIDGIDGLAAGIALISAITLFAISHIFGENTLASFAVLLAGCLFGFIRMNLPPAKLFLGDTGSLFLGFALAAASVMERRKGSVTLTLLVPMVILAIPLLDAVLAFFRRALKGQNPMRGDSGHIHHRLRRLGLSDTQIDMMLYLFSAYLAITAGVLAFFPKETAMVVLILLAIGIFIALEILRAIERGIK from the coding sequence ATGAACGAACTCCTGACGGCGGGACGGCTTCAAATGATGTTCTGGATTTCCTACGCCATGCTCTTCGCCATCGGCATTTTGGGCGCGGCGTTCCTGGCCGGGCGGCTCCCCGCATTTCTGGAGCGCAACGGCTTTTTCGACCAGAAATCGCTCCCGCAACGGCGGCTCACCGCCGGGGGTATCGCCATCATTATCCCCTTCCTCGCGGTGCTGGGAGCCGCGGCCCTGTTCAACCCGCTCGCCTTCAACGCCGGCCGGGGGCAGCTCGGCTTTCTTTTCGCGGCCCTTGCCATCATCGCCGCGCTGGGCCTCTACGACGACCGCAAAGGGGCTTCACCGGTGCTGAAAATCGCCGTGCAGGCCGCGGCGGCGCTGGTCTTCATGGCCGGGGGGCAGTCGCTCGATTTCATCACCAGTCCGATCCACAGCGCGGTCGCCGTCGGCGCGTGGGGAGCCGTGCCGCTGGTGATATGGATTCTCGCCGTCACCAACGCCATGAACCTCATCGACGGCATAGACGGCCTCGCCGCCGGTATCGCGCTGATCTCGGCCATCACCCTCTTCGCCATCTCGCACATCTTCGGCGAAAACACGCTCGCCTCGTTCGCCGTGCTGCTGGCGGGATGCCTGTTCGGTTTCATCAGGATGAACCTCCCCCCCGCAAAACTGTTTTTGGGGGACACCGGCTCGCTCTTCCTCGGCTTCGCGCTGGCGGCCGCCTCGGTGATGGAGCGGCGCAAAGGCTCCGTCACCCTCACCCTCCTCGTGCCGATGGTGATACTCGCCATTCCGCTGCTGGACGCGGTGCTCGCTTTTTTCCGCCGTGCGCTGAAAGGACAAAACCCGATGCGCGGCGACAGCGGCCACATCCATCACCGGCTGCGGCGGCTCGGCCTTTCCGATACGCAAATCGATATGATGCTCTACCTCTTCAGCGCCTATCTCGCCATCACCGCCGGAGTGCTCGCCTTCTTCCCGAAAGAAACCGCGATGGTCGTCCTCATCCTCCTGGCTATCGGGATATTCATCGCTTTGGAAATTCTCCGCGCCATCGAACGCGGCATCAAGTAG
- a CDS encoding tetratricopeptide repeat protein produces MRFILLRAVLLALAFLTPLTPLARAVDLQEMEEDAPPPPDPYAIIEETTRAIVKNPADSKAYSDRAAAYHMLGQLERTLDDMNHAVVLNPNDSAYLQQRGETLRDVGNPASAITDFNRALKIDPVNTDAYVGRGLARYMLGKYREAVNDYTLALALDPLDDFAYNNRGNAFSELREWDKAFADYDAAIAISPENTNARYNRGQAHIANGRHAAALDDLNYVIENSPDDAEALTLRAEALIALGSDRAAVDDLNRALALDPHNAEAWGKRGMARIRVGETGGLDDLTRAINIDPSAENYAARGNAAYQTGDYPKALKDFDRALNLKPEFHQAHLRRAKTHEKLGNAGAALEDYQAAARRGNGQAKRLLKARNIVW; encoded by the coding sequence ATGCGATTTATACTTTTGCGCGCCGTATTGTTGGCTTTGGCGTTTTTGACGCCGTTGACGCCGCTGGCGCGCGCGGTGGATTTGCAGGAAATGGAGGAAGATGCTCCGCCTCCGCCCGATCCCTACGCCATCATCGAGGAAACCACCCGCGCTATCGTAAAAAACCCCGCTGATTCAAAAGCTTATAGCGACCGCGCCGCCGCCTATCACATGCTCGGCCAGCTCGAACGAACCCTCGATGACATGAACCACGCCGTCGTCCTCAACCCAAATGATTCCGCATACTTACAACAACGCGGCGAAACATTGCGCGACGTGGGCAACCCCGCAAGCGCCATCACCGATTTCAACCGCGCTCTCAAAATTGATCCTGTAAATACAGATGCTTACGTGGGGCGTGGCTTAGCCCGCTATATGCTGGGAAAATACCGTGAGGCGGTGAACGATTATACCTTGGCACTCGCCCTCGATCCTCTGGACGACTTCGCTTACAACAATAGAGGCAATGCTTTCAGTGAGTTGCGAGAGTGGGACAAGGCTTTCGCCGATTACGATGCCGCCATCGCCATCAGCCCTGAAAATACAAACGCCCGCTACAACCGCGGACAGGCCCATATCGCCAACGGCCGCCATGCAGCCGCGCTGGATGACTTGAATTACGTTATAGAAAATTCCCCGGATGACGCGGAAGCGCTGACCCTGCGCGCCGAGGCGCTCATCGCGCTGGGGAGTGACCGTGCCGCCGTGGATGACCTCAACCGGGCGCTGGCGCTCGACCCCCACAACGCCGAAGCATGGGGGAAACGCGGGATGGCCCGCATACGGGTTGGCGAAACCGGCGGCCTGGACGACCTGACCCGCGCCATCAATATCGACCCCTCCGCTGAAAACTACGCGGCGCGCGGCAACGCCGCCTATCAAACAGGCGACTACCCGAAAGCCCTCAAAGATTTCGACCGGGCGCTGAATTTAAAACCGGAATTTCATCAGGCCCACCTCCGCCGCGCGAAGACGCACGAAAAACTGGGCAATGCCGGCGCGGCGCTGGAGGACTACCAAGCGGCCGCGCGGCGCGGCAACGGACAGGCGAAACGGCTGCTCAAAGCCCGCAATATCGTCTGGTGA
- a CDS encoding YfhL family 4Fe-4S dicluster ferredoxin, with translation MALIINDECVNCGVCEPECPNSAIAEGDDIYVIDPAKCTECVGHYDEPQCVEVCPVDCIIKDSNNEESKEQLMEKYNKLKG, from the coding sequence GTGGCTTTGATTATTAACGATGAATGCGTCAACTGCGGCGTTTGCGAACCGGAATGCCCGAACAGCGCCATTGCGGAAGGCGATGATATTTACGTCATTGATCCGGCGAAATGCACTGAATGCGTCGGTCACTATGACGAGCCGCAGTGCGTTGAGGTTTGCCCGGTCGATTGCATCATAAAGGATTCCAATAACGAAGAATCCAAAGAGCAGTTGATGGAGAAATACAACAAGCTGAAAGGCTGA
- a CDS encoding CoA activase → MKRLFLGVDIGSISVKAVLLDGQKNVSTTVYRRMYGKPLPVLAEILKELRAQHPDAIIEACGATGTGGELAASLIGGAFYNEVVAQSRAIAHLHPEVRTVIEMGGQDSKLMIMKPDTAKGAVLEDFAMNTVCAAGTGSFLDQQATRLGYSIDKEFGGMALKSKNPARVAGRCSVFAKSDMIHLQQVGTPNYDIIAGLCHAVARSFKSNIARGKKMETPIAFVGGVASNSGVVKAFESELELADGALVIPALHNVTGALGAALSALDEGRRAEFLWEQPVEEYLRVRRAVEGAMDPLLDGNGHGYDIGVHPVQPGAAVYVGIDIGSLSTNVVAIDEQFRVVARRYLRTSGKPIQMVTQGLLEIGGEIGGMVVVKGVGATGSGRYMIGDFAGADAVRNEITAQATAAVHFVPDVESIFEIGGQDSKYIAIKDGAVVDFEMNKVCAAGTGSFIEEQAERLGLDIKKDFSDAAFSAPRPGKFGERCTVFIESDLVSNQQKGSPAADLAAGLAYSIVKNYLSVVGDRIIGAKVLFQGGVAWNRAVVAAFGAITGKKIHVPPHHDCTGAVGAAIIAARYMRNRPDLKTRFKGFDLRGRNYKVTSFECKACDNVCDVSRVKFVDEPAHYYGARCELFEKDAKKADNGLPDLFAERDRLCFGPYLEKKKPAAEGGMVVGVPRVLTMYESFPFWRAFLEELGADIILSGKTNQQIARDSMEHITAETCFPIKVIHGHVVDLANKGANVIFMPSVLTMSQKGTSKFKNSQMCPLVQANSYIVKNAMDLKGKGLELWEPVINFQRGDAAVAEALIPLGSRLGASASKVAAAVRVARAAQSAFYAALKARGREALAGLKDDRQAVVIIARPYNGCDSGINMDLPRKLKDMGKIAIPMDMLELSEDPVYESNPDMYWRSGQRLQAAAEVVRKNPKLNAIYISNFKCGPDSFITYHVQQQMMGKPYLHLEVDEHSADAGAITRCEAFFDSLENVDGGDYARRQRQKTARLNGHNRKLFIPWMCDHSYAMAAAFRYYGVDAEVLPRTDAASLEVGRRYSTGKECIPYTLVAGDVLKKALENGFDPAAASFLIPTTEGPCRLGQYQGALRIQLDRLGHVDARLMAPSAEGNYGGFEGVGRNFKRMTWRGIVATDILLKLLHETRPYETVPGTADRAYQQALDIVVKSVRGGAKDIFKRMYDVRALFRAVPVEKSVRRPVIGVVGEIYVRLHSYSNGNVIRRIEEMGGEAWLAPLGEWFFYCTDRFIAKNRRDGKWVGVLSGMMLNGITHNDEKKMMEPFKDDLLNWHEPSTPEVLARSAPYIDATFEGEATLSVGKAVDYAGKGCAGIINLLPFGCMPGTVVSAVSKRVREECGNIPWLNIDIDGMDENNGRSRLEAFVFQAKQYKERKAAEGSVA, encoded by the coding sequence GTGAAGAGACTGTTCCTCGGTGTAGACATCGGATCCATCAGCGTCAAAGCGGTTCTGCTTGACGGCCAAAAAAACGTTTCCACCACCGTTTACCGGCGCATGTACGGCAAACCGTTGCCCGTTCTGGCGGAAATTCTCAAGGAACTTCGCGCACAGCACCCCGATGCCATCATTGAGGCCTGCGGCGCCACCGGCACCGGCGGCGAACTGGCCGCTTCGCTCATCGGCGGCGCGTTTTACAATGAGGTTGTTGCTCAAAGCCGCGCCATCGCCCACCTGCACCCGGAAGTCCGCACCGTTATCGAAATGGGAGGGCAGGATTCCAAGCTGATGATCATGAAGCCGGATACCGCCAAGGGAGCCGTGCTGGAAGATTTTGCGATGAACACCGTCTGCGCCGCCGGCACCGGAAGTTTTCTCGATCAGCAGGCTACCCGGCTCGGCTATTCCATCGACAAGGAGTTTGGCGGCATGGCGCTGAAATCGAAAAACCCGGCCCGCGTGGCGGGGCGCTGCTCCGTCTTCGCCAAGTCGGACATGATCCACCTGCAGCAGGTAGGCACGCCAAACTACGATATTATCGCCGGCCTGTGCCACGCCGTGGCCCGCAGCTTTAAAAGCAATATTGCCCGGGGCAAAAAAATGGAAACTCCGATAGCCTTCGTGGGAGGGGTTGCCTCAAACAGCGGTGTGGTGAAGGCCTTTGAGAGCGAACTGGAACTGGCCGACGGCGCGTTGGTCATCCCGGCGCTGCACAACGTCACCGGCGCGTTGGGGGCCGCCCTCAGCGCGCTGGACGAGGGGCGGCGCGCGGAATTCCTTTGGGAGCAACCGGTGGAGGAATACCTCCGCGTGCGGCGGGCGGTGGAAGGGGCGATGGATCCGCTGCTGGATGGCAACGGACACGGCTATGACATCGGCGTCCACCCGGTCCAGCCGGGGGCGGCGGTCTACGTCGGCATTGACATCGGCTCACTCTCCACCAATGTGGTTGCCATCGACGAGCAGTTCCGCGTGGTGGCCCGCCGCTACCTCCGCACTTCCGGCAAGCCGATTCAGATGGTGACGCAGGGATTGCTGGAAATCGGCGGCGAGATCGGCGGCATGGTGGTCGTCAAGGGGGTTGGCGCCACCGGATCGGGGCGCTATATGATCGGCGATTTCGCGGGGGCCGACGCGGTGCGCAATGAAATCACCGCGCAGGCCACGGCGGCCGTCCATTTTGTGCCGGATGTGGAAAGCATCTTCGAGATCGGCGGGCAGGACAGCAAATACATCGCCATCAAGGATGGGGCGGTGGTCGATTTCGAGATGAACAAGGTTTGCGCCGCCGGCACCGGCAGTTTCATCGAGGAGCAGGCGGAGCGGCTCGGCCTCGATATCAAGAAAGATTTTTCCGATGCCGCCTTTTCGGCGCCGCGTCCGGGGAAATTCGGCGAGCGTTGCACCGTCTTCATAGAATCCGATTTGGTGTCCAACCAGCAGAAGGGATCGCCCGCGGCCGACCTCGCGGCGGGGCTGGCCTATTCCATCGTAAAAAACTATTTGAGCGTGGTGGGAGACCGTATCATCGGCGCGAAAGTGCTCTTCCAGGGGGGCGTGGCCTGGAACCGCGCCGTGGTGGCCGCCTTTGGCGCGATCACCGGCAAGAAGATACATGTGCCGCCGCACCATGATTGCACCGGCGCGGTGGGGGCCGCCATCATCGCGGCGCGCTACATGCGCAACCGGCCGGATTTGAAGACCCGCTTCAAGGGGTTTGATCTGCGCGGACGCAATTACAAGGTGACCAGTTTCGAGTGCAAGGCGTGCGATAACGTATGCGATGTTTCCCGCGTGAAATTCGTCGACGAGCCGGCGCACTACTACGGCGCGCGGTGCGAGCTGTTTGAAAAAGACGCAAAAAAGGCCGACAATGGCCTTCCCGATCTTTTCGCCGAGCGCGACCGGCTTTGCTTCGGCCCTTATCTGGAGAAGAAAAAGCCGGCGGCGGAGGGTGGCATGGTGGTCGGTGTGCCGCGTGTGCTCACCATGTACGAGTCATTCCCCTTCTGGCGCGCTTTTCTTGAGGAACTGGGGGCGGACATCATCCTCTCGGGCAAGACGAACCAGCAGATCGCCCGCGATTCGATGGAGCACATTACCGCCGAGACCTGTTTCCCGATAAAGGTTATCCACGGCCATGTGGTGGATCTTGCCAACAAGGGGGCCAACGTTATTTTTATGCCCAGTGTGCTCACCATGAGCCAGAAGGGAACCAGCAAGTTCAAGAACAGCCAGATGTGCCCGCTGGTGCAAGCCAACAGCTATATAGTAAAAAACGCCATGGATCTCAAAGGGAAAGGGTTGGAGCTTTGGGAGCCGGTCATCAACTTTCAACGCGGGGACGCCGCCGTCGCCGAGGCGCTGATCCCGCTGGGAAGCCGGCTGGGGGCTTCGGCGTCGAAAGTGGCGGCGGCGGTGCGTGTGGCGCGCGCCGCGCAGAGTGCCTTCTACGCCGCGCTCAAGGCTCGCGGCCGTGAAGCGCTGGCGGGCCTCAAGGACGACCGCCAGGCGGTGGTCATCATCGCGCGTCCCTACAATGGCTGCGACAGCGGCATCAACATGGACCTGCCGCGCAAACTCAAGGATATGGGGAAAATCGCCATCCCGATGGACATGCTGGAACTGAGTGAAGACCCGGTTTACGAAAGCAACCCGGACATGTATTGGCGTTCCGGCCAGCGTCTTCAGGCCGCCGCGGAAGTGGTGCGCAAGAATCCGAAGCTCAACGCCATCTACATCTCGAACTTCAAGTGCGGTCCGGACAGTTTTATAACCTACCATGTCCAGCAGCAGATGATGGGAAAACCCTACCTCCATCTGGAAGTGGACGAACATTCGGCGGATGCCGGAGCCATTACCCGCTGCGAGGCGTTTTTCGACTCGCTGGAAAACGTGGACGGGGGTGATTATGCGCGGCGTCAGCGGCAAAAGACCGCCCGGCTTAACGGCCACAACCGCAAACTCTTCATTCCTTGGATGTGCGATCACTCCTACGCCATGGCGGCGGCGTTCCGGTACTACGGAGTGGACGCCGAGGTGTTGCCGAGGACCGACGCGGCGTCGCTGGAGGTGGGCCGCCGCTACAGCACCGGCAAGGAGTGCATCCCCTACACGTTGGTGGCTGGGGATGTATTGAAAAAGGCGTTGGAAAACGGCTTCGACCCGGCGGCCGCCTCCTTTCTTATTCCGACCACCGAAGGCCCTTGCCGCCTGGGACAGTATCAGGGAGCGCTCCGGATACAACTGGACCGGCTGGGACATGTCGATGCGCGGCTGATGGCCCCTTCGGCCGAAGGGAATTACGGCGGCTTTGAGGGCGTGGGGCGTAATTTCAAGCGGATGACCTGGCGTGGTATCGTGGCGACGGATATCCTGCTCAAATTGCTGCACGAGACGCGCCCGTATGAAACAGTTCCCGGCACCGCCGACAGGGCTTATCAGCAGGCGCTGGATATCGTGGTGAAATCGGTGCGGGGGGGCGCAAAGGACATCTTTAAACGCATGTATGACGTGCGCGCCCTATTCCGCGCCGTGCCGGTTGAGAAAAGCGTACGCCGGCCGGTCATCGGCGTGGTTGGGGAAATTTACGTCCGGTTGCACAGCTACAGCAACGGGAATGTTATCCGCCGTATCGAGGAGATGGGTGGGGAGGCGTGGCTCGCGCCGTTGGGCGAATGGTTCTTCTATTGCACCGACCGCTTTATCGCCAAAAACCGGCGTGATGGCAAATGGGTGGGAGTGCTGTCGGGGATGATGCTCAACGGAATAACGCACAACGATGAGAAAAAAATGATGGAACCATTCAAAGACGATTTGCTAAACTGGCATGAGCCTTCCACGCCGGAAGTGTTGGCCCGCTCCGCGCCGTACATTGACGCAACATTTGAGGGGGAAGCGACGCTTAGCGTGGGGAAGGCGGTAGACTATGCGGGCAAGGGGTGCGCGGGGATAATTAACCTCTTGCCTTTCGGTTGCATGCCGGGTACGGTAGTAAGCGCCGTCTCCAAACGCGTGCGTGAAGAGTGTGGTAACATCCCTTGGTTGAATATTGACATCGACGGGATGGATGAGAATAATGGACGTTCCCGCCTTGAAGCATTTGTTTTCCAGGCGAAGCAGTATAAGGAACGCAAGGCTGCGGAAGGCAGTGTGGCTTAA
- the def gene encoding peptide deformylase encodes MRGQNTLSELFLDEPSILKVTLLGHPVLRKRADPVTPKELKDPRFKLFIESMIDTMREYNGAGLAAPQVGVSRQVAVIETQENPRYPGKEAIPLTVLINPEITAFSQDVEEGWEGCLSVRDLWGKVKRAAGITLKALSVDGKEITIKAEGFQAVVFQHEIDHLYGKLFIDRMEGFQTLSFTQEYRRYWQED; translated from the coding sequence ATGCGAGGGCAAAATACCTTGTCTGAACTGTTTCTGGACGAACCGTCAATCCTTAAAGTGACTCTTTTGGGGCACCCCGTCTTGCGCAAGCGGGCCGACCCGGTGACTCCAAAGGAACTCAAGGATCCGCGGTTCAAGCTCTTCATCGAGTCGATGATCGACACGATGCGGGAGTATAACGGCGCGGGGCTTGCCGCCCCCCAAGTAGGTGTTTCGCGGCAGGTGGCGGTTATCGAGACGCAGGAAAACCCGCGCTACCCCGGCAAGGAGGCGATTCCGCTCACCGTGTTGATCAATCCGGAAATCACCGCGTTTTCGCAGGATGTGGAAGAGGGGTGGGAAGGGTGCCTGAGTGTGCGGGATCTCTGGGGCAAGGTAAAACGGGCCGCTGGTATCACCCTGAAAGCGCTGTCGGTGGACGGCAAGGAGATCACTATTAAGGCGGAGGGGTTTCAGGCCGTGGTGTTCCAGCATGAAATCGACCATCTCTACGGGAAGCTTTTTATTGACCGGATGGAGGGGTTCCAGACCTTGAGCTTTACACAGGAATACCGCCGCTACTGGCAGGAAGATTGA
- a CDS encoding (2Fe-2S)-binding protein has translation MGETYQICDCRRVTNTQIEEAVKNGADTFDKVQAITHVGTGCGGCIVDAIKTFKDARAKYLV, from the coding sequence ATGGGTGAGACGTATCAGATTTGCGATTGCCGCCGCGTGACCAACACGCAGATCGAAGAAGCCGTGAAAAACGGCGCCGATACCTTCGACAAGGTGCAGGCGATCACCCATGTGGGCACCGGTTGTGGCGGATGCATCGTGGACGCCATCAAGACATTTAAGGATGCGAGGGCAAAATACCTTGTCTGA
- a CDS encoding response regulator: MAKIMIVDDDPNIGLLVEMTLRKKGNFDIINCSSGEMALERLAKEQPDLILLDIMMPGIDGYEVCRTIKESPETKFISVIMLSARREMGDKIKGMDLGADDYIVKPFDPDELLSRVKARLRIRELEKDLVDAKQLQTVLAMTVTLQHEINNPLAGIMGNAEMLKDWQKMDAKDVFECIQAVNTQACRIRDLVTKLGSVTKVVESTYVGSTKMIDVDRSSPLSDTVG, encoded by the coding sequence ATGGCTAAAATAATGATCGTGGACGATGACCCGAATATCGGGCTGCTGGTCGAGATGACCCTGCGCAAAAAGGGGAACTTCGACATCATCAACTGCTCCAGTGGCGAGATGGCGCTGGAGCGGCTGGCCAAGGAGCAGCCGGATTTGATACTGCTTGACATCATGATGCCCGGCATTGACGGCTATGAGGTCTGCCGGACGATAAAAGAGAGCCCCGAAACCAAGTTCATTTCCGTTATTATGCTCTCCGCCCGGCGCGAGATGGGGGACAAGATCAAAGGGATGGATTTGGGGGCCGATGACTACATCGTCAAACCGTTTGATCCGGATGAACTGTTAAGCAGGGTGAAGGCCCGCCTCCGCATCCGGGAACTTGAAAAGGACCTGGTGGACGCGAAACAGCTCCAGACCGTCCTTGCTATGACGGTTACCCTCCAGCACGAGATCAACAATCCGCTCGCCGGCATCATGGGCAACGCCGAGATGCTCAAAGATTGGCAAAAAATGGATGCCAAGGATGTGTTTGAGTGCATCCAGGCGGTGAATACGCAGGCCTGCCGCATCCGTGATTTGGTGACGAAGCTCGGTTCTGTCACCAAGGTGGTGGAATCGACCTATGTCGGTTCCACCAAAATGATAGACGTGGATCGCTCCAGTCCGTTGTCCGACACGGTTGGCTGA
- a CDS encoding hydroxyacid dehydrogenase — MKPRVVLTHWVHDEVIDYLSSQCELIRNDSREPMPRKTLLKEIGTAEALMVFGKDVVDGEMIAAAPKLRIAAATTTQPKNVDMDACTKRGVWYTTVPDMRHTPASELAVGLLIGVTRMLPEGDRFIRSGKFKGWRADHYGTGLSGKTLGILGMGALGQAIAKRLEGFEMKLLYADPNPLSKDREYALKLTRKSQDDLLASSDFVILSLPLLPETRGLINADTAWKMKKRAYLVNMARGSVVEESAVVKALETGHLAGYAADVFAMEDDMFLDHPESIHPALVKNSLHTVFTPHIGSAVDDVRRNITLDAAQNILEAIAGQRPHGAQNQPEVSLGTASEPFF; from the coding sequence ATCAAACCGCGCGTGGTTCTCACTCACTGGGTGCATGACGAAGTCATCGACTATCTAAGCTCCCAATGCGAGCTGATCCGCAATGACAGCCGTGAGCCCATGCCGCGCAAAACGCTCCTCAAGGAAATCGGCACCGCCGAAGCATTGATGGTCTTCGGCAAAGACGTGGTGGACGGCGAGATGATCGCCGCCGCCCCAAAGCTGCGTATCGCCGCCGCCACCACCACCCAACCGAAGAACGTGGATATGGACGCCTGCACCAAACGCGGCGTCTGGTACACCACCGTGCCGGACATGCGGCACACCCCGGCCTCCGAGCTGGCCGTCGGCCTTTTAATCGGCGTGACGCGGATGCTTCCCGAAGGAGACCGCTTCATCCGTTCCGGCAAGTTCAAAGGGTGGCGCGCCGACCACTACGGCACCGGCCTTTCGGGCAAGACGCTCGGCATCCTCGGCATGGGAGCGCTGGGACAGGCAATCGCCAAGCGGCTGGAGGGATTTGAAATGAAGCTGCTCTACGCCGATCCGAATCCGCTGTCAAAAGACCGCGAATACGCCCTGAAACTTACCCGCAAATCGCAAGACGACCTGCTGGCCTCTTCCGACTTCGTCATCCTCTCGCTCCCCCTCCTGCCCGAAACGCGCGGGCTCATCAACGCGGATACGGCGTGGAAGATGAAAAAGCGCGCCTACCTCGTCAACATGGCGCGCGGCAGCGTGGTGGAGGAATCGGCGGTGGTAAAAGCGCTGGAAACCGGCCATCTTGCCGGCTATGCGGCGGACGTATTCGCCATGGAAGATGACATGTTTTTGGATCACCCCGAAAGCATCCATCCGGCGCTGGTTAAAAACAGCCTGCACACCGTATTCACCCCGCACATCGGCAGCGCGGTGGATGACGTGCGGCGGAACATCACGCTCGACGCCGCGCAGAACATCCTGGAAGCCATCGCCGGCCAGCGCCCCCACGGCGCGCAGAACCAGCCCGAAGTCTCGCTCGGCACCGCCAGCGAACCGTTCTTTTAA
- the larE gene encoding ATP-dependent sacrificial sulfur transferase LarE, with protein sequence MPTKESKAVLSLTKAEKYEKLRAIFAGMESVVIAYSGGVDSSFLAAAAWDALKDNGGRVLAVTARSSTYPESEFRQALDIIKRIGAPHRVIVSEELDIPGYADNPPNRCFFCKGELFGILSKMAKEEGYAFVCDGANMDDLGDYRPGRKAAAEQGVRSPLIEAGFTKEDIRHHAQRLGLPNWDKPAAACLASRFPYGVKITAEKLSRVEQAEDILKKAGYRQLRVRDHDGIARIEIAKSELAAFMGDPRYGEWAAAIKALGFTYVTLDLEGYRTGSLNLSQ encoded by the coding sequence ATGCCTACAAAGGAATCAAAAGCCGTCTTGAGCTTGACGAAGGCTGAGAAATACGAAAAGTTGCGCGCCATTTTCGCCGGCATGGAGAGCGTCGTCATCGCCTATTCGGGCGGGGTGGACAGCTCGTTTTTGGCCGCCGCCGCGTGGGATGCGCTGAAGGATAACGGTGGCCGGGTGCTTGCCGTCACCGCCCGCAGCAGCACGTATCCGGAAAGCGAATTCCGGCAGGCGCTTGATATCATCAAACGGATCGGCGCGCCGCACCGGGTGATCGTCAGCGAAGAGCTGGATATCCCCGGTTATGCCGACAATCCGCCGAACCGCTGTTTTTTCTGCAAGGGGGAGCTTTTCGGCATCCTTTCCAAAATGGCGAAGGAAGAGGGGTATGCCTTCGTCTGCGACGGGGCGAATATGGACGACCTCGGCGATTACCGTCCGGGGCGCAAGGCGGCGGCGGAACAGGGCGTCCGCTCGCCGCTCATCGAGGCGGGATTCACCAAGGAGGACATCCGCCATCACGCGCAACGGCTTGGCCTGCCGAACTGGGACAAGCCGGCCGCCGCGTGCCTCGCCAGCCGTTTCCCGTACGGCGTGAAGATCACCGCCGAGAAATTAAGCCGCGTGGAACAGGCGGAGGACATTTTGAAGAAGGCGGGGTACAGGCAACTCCGCGTGCGCGATCACGACGGCATCGCCCGGATCGAGATCGCCAAAAGCGAGTTGGCCGCCTTTATGGGCGACCCGCGCTATGGCGAGTGGGCGGCGGCGATAAAAGCGCTTGGCTTCACCTATGTAACGCTCGACCTGGAAGGCTACCGCACCGGCTCCCTGAATCTGTCCCAATAA